A single window of Methylomarinum sp. Ch1-1 DNA harbors:
- a CDS encoding GspH/FimT family pseudopilin translates to MKEVSRSIRHQGGFTLIEAMMVVAVLGIILMLAVPSFSGLIERKKVEGAAEKLYADLQFAKSEAIKRNTDVYVTFNSTDQCYGIALASGCQCQGGSPLCELDSGVSKVVNMSEFGNTTMSNITFSGDETRFDPRRGTAFPLGRVEFQSPSGKEAHIRVSTLRVKLCSPSDTDKKIIAYEDCP, encoded by the coding sequence ATGAAAGAGGTTTCTCGCTCTATAAGGCATCAGGGAGGGTTTACATTAATAGAAGCAATGATGGTCGTTGCCGTGCTCGGGATTATTTTAATGTTGGCGGTGCCTTCTTTTTCGGGGCTGATAGAAAGAAAAAAAGTGGAGGGCGCCGCGGAAAAACTATATGCCGATCTGCAGTTCGCTAAATCGGAAGCGATAAAAAGAAATACTGATGTCTACGTCACGTTTAATTCCACCGACCAATGTTACGGTATTGCCTTGGCGTCGGGATGTCAATGTCAAGGAGGGTCGCCGTTATGCGAGCTGGATTCGGGAGTCTCGAAAGTCGTGAATATGTCGGAATTCGGCAACACCACGATGAGCAATATAACCTTTTCGGGAGATGAGACTAGATTTGATCCGCGCAGAGGGACGGCTTTCCCCTTGGGTAGGGTGGAATTTCAGTCGCCTTCCGGTAAGGAAGCGCATATCCGTGTCAGTACTCTGCGAGTCAAGCTCTGTTCTCCTTCCGATACCGACAAAAAAATCATCGCCTATGAAGATTGTCCCTGA
- a CDS encoding prepilin-type N-terminal cleavage/methylation domain-containing protein, with amino-acid sequence MKIGNRKKSIKGFSLIELMIGIVVGVVAMAATISAFNGIVRSNSDYLSMIRLNQELNAVMTLMTRDLKRAGYSGTATGVTSVNSFMNPYPTTVSGNNIYIGSASNYAGAAANDCLTFSYDSDSDGNVDIGSGGTPTNDADERFGYRHDSASNTVEMRQSGNTCAQGNWEDVTDPDQVNITSVAFDDQSISLPGSTSEEIRYISISISGQLADDPDVSRTLTERVRVRNTRP; translated from the coding sequence ATGAAGATAGGTAACAGAAAAAAAAGCATAAAGGGATTTAGCTTAATCGAATTGATGATCGGCATAGTCGTGGGGGTGGTCGCGATGGCGGCGACCATTTCCGCTTTTAACGGTATTGTCAGGTCGAATTCCGATTATTTGAGTATGATCCGTTTGAATCAGGAACTGAATGCGGTGATGACGTTGATGACTCGCGATCTGAAGCGCGCCGGCTATTCCGGGACCGCGACCGGTGTCACCAGCGTCAATTCCTTCATGAACCCTTACCCAACAACGGTTTCCGGAAACAATATCTATATCGGTTCGGCTTCCAATTATGCGGGTGCGGCGGCAAATGACTGTCTGACCTTCAGCTATGACTCAGATAGCGATGGAAATGTGGATATCGGCAGCGGCGGAACTCCGACCAATGATGCCGATGAGAGATTCGGCTATCGCCATGACAGCGCCAGCAATACCGTTGAAATGCGACAATCCGGCAATACCTGCGCGCAAGGCAACTGGGAGGATGTCACCGACCCTGATCAAGTTAACATCACGTCGGTCGCCTTCGATGATCAGTCGATTTCACTGCCGGGCAGCACTAGCGAGGAAATACGTTATATTTCCATTAGCATTTCCGGACAGTTGGCCGATGATCCGGATGTTAGCCGAACGCTGACCGAACGGGTTCGAGTTCGCAATACCAGACCGTAG
- the folA gene encoding type 3 dihydrofolate reductase, giving the protein MKISLIVAMASNRVIGVDNRMPWHLSADLKKFKQLTMGSPILMGRKTFESIGRPLPGRRNIIISRNPSYQQPGCDVFNDLQAALDSCRNNDEIFIIGGAKLYKTMLPRADFLYLTEIQQDFAGDTRFPEFDRQQWQEVERQDIDDDESVDFCYSFIKLKKIDAGEDYAFKDVGC; this is encoded by the coding sequence ATGAAAATATCACTCATCGTGGCGATGGCCAGTAATCGTGTCATCGGCGTGGATAACCGAATGCCATGGCATTTATCGGCGGATTTGAAAAAATTTAAGCAATTAACCATGGGTTCGCCGATTTTAATGGGCAGAAAAACATTTGAATCGATAGGCAGGCCTTTGCCGGGACGGCGCAATATCATCATCAGTCGCAATCCCAGTTATCAACAACCGGGATGTGATGTTTTCAATGATCTGCAGGCAGCCCTAGACAGTTGCCGGAACAATGACGAGATTTTCATCATCGGCGGCGCGAAATTATACAAAACGATGCTGCCGCGCGCCGACTTTTTATATTTGACCGAAATCCAGCAAGACTTTGCCGGGGATACCCGATTTCCCGAATTCGACAGACAGCAGTGGCAGGAAGTCGAACGGCAGGATATCGATGACGATGAATCGGTGGATTTCTGTTATAGCTTTATAAAACTGAAGAAAATCGATGCCGGCGAGGACTATGCGTTTAAAGATGTCGGTTGCTGA
- a CDS encoding type IV pilin protein has translation MHKNNGFTLIELMITVTILAILAAIAYPAYNDYIVKSRRSDAKSAILKMQLAEEKWRANNPSYTATLSDLNYPNSYSPDGYYELAISNNTANTYTITATPVSGGLQAGDSDCASMSMDQNGTKASSPSSACW, from the coding sequence ATGCATAAAAACAACGGTTTTACCCTTATCGAGCTGATGATTACTGTCACCATATTGGCGATACTAGCGGCGATTGCTTACCCCGCTTATAACGACTATATCGTCAAGAGCCGCCGCTCGGACGCTAAATCCGCGATCTTGAAAATGCAACTTGCCGAAGAGAAATGGCGCGCGAACAACCCCAGCTACACCGCCACATTATCCGACTTGAACTATCCAAATAGTTATTCCCCGGACGGTTATTATGAATTGGCAATCAGCAATAATACTGCTAACACCTACACAATTACGGCAACTCCTGTATCCGGGGGCTTGCAAGCCGGAGATAGCGACTGCGCGTCTATGTCGATGGACCAAAACGGAACCAAAGCTTCTTCCCCAAGCAGTGCTTGTTGGTAA
- a CDS encoding pilus assembly PilX family protein, giving the protein MNRNLTTRFYQQGAAALFIAVILLFASSLIVLYAGKIGVQDQRISGNDSRAKQAFANAEAGMEEAASRLMSGGVAYNTTVTYVNSVAEPFYQAQVYKSAGGIEVSSQGYADAYNSDSTATVRQDFGFHNVLGEGPDSPLIVAGNVPPTGNMEIVGNPNGAGKGVNVAVWTSNNVSASGSATTCERGEYEANGSPIASDNDKFNVCSANDCGCSGTIDGIISQSGTVGADIVANDPDFPSDVFAYVFGVPSEKYNLIRGIAEVVGDCSGFDANSNGIYWVEGECDLPGNDIGGATGDNCGKSAERLCTVVIVIDDENLKKTGGDSKLYGLIFMFENPDQTGDAVSTINMGGSTSIYGALIADHSVCASSSCISGSFDLVYERSIFEDLASDETNQILARVAGTWIDQ; this is encoded by the coding sequence ATGAACAGAAATTTAACGACAAGGTTTTATCAGCAAGGCGCCGCCGCCTTATTCATCGCGGTGATCTTGCTGTTTGCTTCTTCCCTGATTGTCTTGTACGCCGGCAAGATCGGCGTGCAGGATCAACGCATATCCGGTAATGACAGCCGAGCCAAGCAGGCTTTCGCCAATGCCGAGGCGGGGATGGAGGAGGCCGCCAGTCGCCTGATGAGCGGCGGGGTAGCGTACAACACGACGGTCACTTATGTGAACTCGGTAGCCGAACCCTTTTATCAGGCCCAGGTTTACAAGAGCGCCGGCGGCATAGAAGTCAGTTCCCAGGGCTATGCGGATGCCTATAATAGTGATTCCACCGCGACGGTCCGTCAGGATTTCGGCTTTCATAATGTGCTCGGCGAAGGCCCCGATTCGCCGTTGATAGTCGCCGGCAATGTCCCGCCGACCGGTAATATGGAAATCGTCGGCAATCCCAACGGCGCCGGCAAAGGCGTCAATGTCGCGGTATGGACCAGCAATAACGTTTCCGCCAGCGGTAGCGCGACGACTTGCGAGCGCGGTGAATATGAGGCCAACGGTTCGCCGATCGCATCCGACAACGATAAATTCAATGTTTGCTCGGCCAATGACTGCGGCTGCAGCGGCACGATCGACGGCATCATTTCGCAATCCGGCACGGTGGGAGCGGATATCGTCGCCAATGACCCCGACTTCCCGAGCGATGTATTCGCCTACGTGTTCGGGGTGCCCAGCGAAAAATATAACCTCATTAGGGGCATCGCCGAAGTGGTCGGCGACTGCAGCGGCTTCGATGCCAATTCCAATGGCATTTACTGGGTGGAAGGCGAATGCGATTTACCCGGTAACGACATCGGCGGAGCGACCGGCGATAATTGCGGCAAATCGGCGGAACGCCTGTGTACCGTCGTGATTGTCATCGATGACGAGAATCTTAAAAAAACCGGTGGGGACAGCAAGTTATACGGATTGATTTTTATGTTCGAGAATCCGGATCAAACCGGCGATGCGGTGAGCACCATTAACATGGGCGGGTCCACTTCGATATACGGCGCGTTGATCGCCGATCACTCCGTTTGCGCCAGCAGCAGCTGCATCAGTGGCAGTTTTGACCTGGTCTATGAACGGTCGATTTTCGAAGACCTGGCCAGCGATGAAACGAATCAGATTCTGGCGCGTGTGGCGGGAACATGGATAGATCAATAG